The stretch of DNA AGGCAGTGGCTCAGCTCACCCTCTGCCTCCGCCCCTCTCCCCTAACAGGGTGGCTGAGGCTCTTGAAGGAGGATGTCCGCTTGGGGGGTGAGTGTGAGCAAGCTTCGGGCGGGGGGGGCCGCCCCcagggggcggggcctcgggCCGTCTCACGTCTCTCTTCCCGCTCTGTTCTCTCCGACAGCTGCCGCCAGGGGCCGCCCGGCTCTGCTCCTCTATTCGGCTGAAGACGCGGCCTTCGAGCGCCTAGTGGGCGCCCTGGCGTCGGCGCTGTGCCAGCTGCCGTTACGCGTAGTCGTGGACCTGTGGAGTCGTCGTGAACTGAGCGCGCAAGGGCACTTGGCCTGGTTCCATGCACAGCGGCTCCAGACCCTTCAGGAGGGCGGCATGGTGGTCTTGCTTTTCTCGCCCGGGGCCGTGGCGCTGTGCCGCGAGTGGCTACAGGATGGGGCCTCGGCGCCTGAGGCACACGGCCCGCACCACGCCTTCGCCGCCTCGCTCAGCTGCGTGCTGCCGGACTTCTTACAGGGACGGGCGCCCGGCCGCTACATCGGGGCCTACTTCGACAGTCTGCTCCACCCAGATGCTGTGCCAGCTCTGTTCCGCGCCGTGCCAGTCCTcgccctgccctcccagctgcctgACTTCCTGCGGGTCTTGCAGGGGCCCAGTGTCCCCCGTCGGAGGCGGCTGGCAGACAAGGCCGAGCAAGTGTCCCAGGCCCTTCAGCCCGCCCTGAACAGCTGCCTCCAGACCCCGGGGACCCAAGAGACAGGACGCGAGATGGGACCCGAGGCAGGGGACAGGACTTGAATAAAGGCAGATGCTATTTTTCCATCCATGTCTCTCCAACGTGTCTCTCTAACCGATCAGCTAGCCTGGCACGCCGCCCATCGCTCTGTCCCCTCGGCCCTTTAACACCCGGACAGGTGCAGCCCGGCGCCGCCTCTGGTTGGCTGGCGCGAAATGACACAATTGCACATGGCTCGCCACCACTGGCTGCGGCGTGGGCTCCGCCCTCCGGACTGCGGGGCTGGCGGAGGTTGCACGTCTTACGCAGGCGGCGGCGGAGGTGTCGCTGAAGACACTGAGCCATCTGCGCCGGCGGGCAGGGTGGGTCGTCTCTTTCTCTCCCGCAGTGTACGCGGGTCTGGATCTTCCCCTGCCGGCTCTTGGGCTGTACCTTGGCCTCCAGTGGGCCCTGAACCTGACCCCTTCTCTTTAGATCCGGATCCGGGCTGCTCCCCACAAGATCGTTCATCCGCTACTTCTTCCCAGTACTTGGAATCTGACCCATTCTCCCTAATTCCATTGATCCTGCTCCTAATAACCCATATTCAGACCCCAAAACATGGGCTGACTCCTGCCTCCTTACCAAGGGTCCAGGATACCTCCCCAAGGGTAACAAAGATAACTTATTCCCGCTCATTTCCCCACCATACCCCTCCTCTGGACTACCCCAGTCCAGCCTCCATTTCTTATAATAACAAACCTGGGCTCCCAGACCGGTGGCACCTCAAAACCGacccttttctttctcatctggCTTCTCCAGCGAACCCAACGCATGCCCTCCATCTATAGGTCCCCAGCCTGGGAAAAGATGGCCCCTCGACCCCCGAGGGGCCTGGTTCCAGGTCTGTTTTGGGGCCTGAGCCTCTTCTTCAGCCTCCCAGGCCCAGTTTGGCTCcagccctctcctgctccccagtcTTCTCCCCCAACTGAGCCCCACCCGTGTCATACATGCCGGGGACTGGTCGACAGTTTCAACAAGGTGGGTGTACCAGCAGCTTGGTTGGTGGGAGGGGCCCGGCTACTATAACGCGTGATTGAGAATGGGGAGATCTGGGATGAAAGTCTGTATGGTTACTTAATAATTGTATGGCCTTAGGCTGGTTGCCTCTCCGTGCCCGTTTCCTGGTCAGTGAGATACTGAAGTGATagaatgtgccaggcactatcctTTTGTACTTATATATTActaattttctccatttccagGGCTTGGAGAGAACCATCCGGGACAACTTTGGAGGTGGAAATACTGCCTGGGAGGAAGAGAAGTTGTCCAAATACAAAGACAGGTAAGGGACTAGAAGGGCGGGTTTTTATAGCTCATCTCCCAGTCTCTAATCTACTGGTAGGGGTCTAGAGCCTCTTAGGGAGTgcttactcattcaacaaatatcactGAATATCTATAGTACAGCAGTAAATAAGGCAAGCAAAATCCCATTTCCAAGTAGCTTACATTTGTGTAGAGGAGATACATAGTGAATAAGGAAATAAGTAATGTCATTAGGGTGGACTACAGAATGGTGGGAGGCATGGTGTTCAAGGTGTGACATTGAACAGTGACCTGAAGGGAAGAAGCAAGCTAAGTAACAATCAGGGAAGAGATGTGGACAGAGTGAGACTGAGCTTGGCGTGTTTGAGAAGTGGCTGAaatggggtgagatcaggtgaaagCAGAGGCCCAGGCCTTGAAAGCCACAGAAAGGAGTTTAGATTTCATTCTGACTGTAGAGGGAAGCCATTGGGAGGTTTTAAGCACAGAAGTGGTGTGGtcttatttatacttttaaagattACTCACATGGCTGTGTAACAAGCAAACTATTAGAGGGCCAGGGTGGAGCAAGCAGGGAGACAGGCTGAGAGGCTGGCTAATGCATAGTCTAGGCAAGGAGATAGCAGGAGCTAGTGTGCTACCTAGTGGTAGTGAACAAGGTGAGAAGGGGTCAAATTCTGCATATATTTTGCAGTTAGACTGATAGGTCTTGATACAGACTTGTTATGTGgtatgagagaaataaaaataaaagatacttaCTCGATTTCGGGCCTGAGCAAACTTTTTGAATTGTGAGGCTGTTTTCCGAAATGggtaaaactgaaggagaagggGTAGGGGTGGAGTGGAATTGGGTGGGTGTTCTCTTTGAGCATGTTGGGCTGAGATGTACATTGAACAGTCAAGTTGAGTTAGATTTAGATCAAGATGAGATTATATTGAGAGGAAAGTTCTGAGCCCTAGGCGCTGTAGAGTTTCAAAGTCAAATTGAGGAGAAGGAGTCAGCAAAAACTTGGAGTTAGACCTGATTGTCAGTTTTGACCCTTGGTATCTTTGGAAAGGTCTCTTCACCTCTCTAAGCTTccgttttctcatttgtgaaatggggatatTAATACCTGCTTTACCTATTTCATAGGTCTgtggttaaaaatgaaactgtttgGTTTTATTATGTAACATTGGTCATTTTCCTTACCCTCAGCAGGCCTGTTTCTTTATTTGGGAGTGAAGGGATTGGCCAAAATAATCCTAAGGGCACTTTCAGCTTTTAATGgctcctggttttctttctttctctttttaaatcacctcctcctatatgccaggcactgtttcagactctttaaatatataaaacaatatacaTTATATGCACGtatatattagttttctgttgagGTAGAATACATgacacataaaatttacattagagacatttttaaaaaagattttacttattcatttctagagagaggggaagggagggagaaagagagggagagaaacattcatcagttgcctcttgtgtgcccctaactagaacctggcccgcaacccaggcatgtgccctgattggaaattgaaCTATTGatcttttggttcccaggccagcattcaacccactgagcctcatcagccagggctagagacATTTTGTACATTCAGTGTTGTGCAAGCATTACcactagttccagaacattttcatcatcccaaaagaAACTCCTTCTCCATTAAGCTGTCACTCCTTGTTCTCCCCTCTCCGTTCTTCCGTCCcctcagcccctgacaaccactaatttGCTTCCTGTCTCTATGGACTTGCTAATTCTATTGGAATCCTGCACTAATGTGGCCTTTTATGCCTGGTGTCTTTCACTcatcataatgttttcaaagttcatccatattgtagcatatatcagcacttcattcctttttaaggcttaataatattctgttgtgtggatataccacactttgtttatgcattcattcgtcATTCGATGGATagttgggttgtttctaccttttgactaCTGTGAATAGGACTGTGATGAACATTTGCGAACCAgtttttgtttgaacacctgtttttcattcttttgtgtgtaaATGCAGGAGTGCAATTACTGAGTCATATGGTGATTTCATGTTTAACTTATTGAGGGACTGCCATacttttccacagtgcctgcaccattTTTTGTTCTCGCCTGCAGTACAGGAGGGTTCCAATTTTTCTGCATCCTCGTTAACACTTGCTATATAATATAGTTCTAATTATATCCACCCAGCAAGGGTATGTATTTCATTACGCAGGAACTGAGGTGTTGCACAACAAACTTGTAGAGGAggtattgtccccattttacaaatgagaaaacaggttcAAGAGAggttgacttgcccaaggtcacataactagATTTGAATTCAGGTCTGTGTGACCCTCAAAACTAGTGTCCCTTCCATTATGCCCTATGGCCTGTCCTTTGACACTGTCATGGCACGAGGAGTGGTGGGAGAGACCTTCAGGAGGGTGTGGGTGCAATGGAACGTGTTCCCACCACCGCCGCTCTGTCTGGCCAGTGAGACCCGCCTGGTAGAGGTGCTTGAGAACGTGTGCAGCAAGTCAGACTTCGAGTGCCACCGCCTGCTGGAGCTGAGTGAGGAGCTGGTGGAGAGCTGGTGGTTTCACAAGTGAGTGGTGTGGGGGCTTTCCTGGGGAGGGGGCCACAGGCAGGGCCTTGTGGTGAAGCAGGGGGTTGCATGCTAGGAGCTGTGACCTGTTTTGGCTCCTTCTTCCAAACCCAGATCTGCGAAGGACTTGCTGAGGGACCCAAGCTCtcactctgagcttcagtttacCCCTGTGCCAAATGAGGAAAGGGCGTTGGTCAGGTGGCCTTATGGGTCTTATACACAGGATGGGTTGTGTCACAGATTCTGTGGGAGGTCGGGGGATGGGCAACACCTCTGACACTGTCTGAGCCCTTCTTGCTGTcactccacctccccacctcagGCAGCAGGAAGCCCCAGACCTCTTCCAGTGGCTCTGCTCAGATTCCCTGAAGCTCTGCTGCCCTTCAGGAACCTTCGGGCCCTCCTGCCTTCGTGAGTTATCCAAGTTCCTcttgggggatgggaggggactGCTGAGGCCAAGACTCCAGTCCTGGTTCTGCCCCTAGCAGGCTGTGTGAGCTTAGGCTGCTCAGGTAACTCCTTGGGACCTTAGTTCTTATCTGCTTCACAGGGCTGGTGAGATGGGCCAAGATATAGAGCTAGACTGAGTCAGATGCGGCTGTGGTTTTTATCTtgaaaaccacagaaatacaatgtaTTTCTCAAATATAAGATAATACAAGAAATGCATTTCATCTTGTATTTGAGAAATGCCTCCACTTCCACCCCTCATTTCCCATGCCTGGATCAGACCAGGCTCCATCTCTAAGGCGGTCTTCCTAGGGCCCCAGGTGCTGTCCTGAAGCCCCAATGTCACCACCTTTTTCTACACACAGTCCTAAGTCAGGAGCTAAACTTACTACTAACCTCCTTTAGAAAGATCTCTCCAGAAGCTGCAGATAGTTAGTGACAAAGATGGTCAATTCAgcctttataaaagaaaatacttataaataatcTAATTGTTCTATAATGGAGTAGTGATTAGGTAAATTTCATGCAATTTTATGACAAAATTTTATGTTGCcattaaaattaagttttctcCCCCCAGATGTtaatgttttctatgtacaaGATTGTTTTTACACTCTCACCCGGTTTGGTGTCTGCCCACAGCCTGTCCTGGGGGCGCAGAGAAGCCCTGCGGTGGCTACGGGCATTGTGAAGGGGAAGGGACTCGAGGGGGCAGCGGGCACTGTGACTGCCAAGCCGGCTATGGGGGTGAGGCCTGTGGCCAGTGTGGCCTTGGCTACTTTGAGGCGGAGCGCAACGCCAGCCATCTGGTATGTTCGGGTAGGTAGCCCAAAGGCGAGGCTCTGGGCAAGGGATGATGGGGTGCCTGCCTGCCCTTCCTCATACTTCTCCCATTCTGCCCAGCTTGTTTTGGGCCCTGTGCCCGCTGCTCGGGACCCGAAGAATCAAACTGTTTACAGTGCAAGAAGGGGTGGGCCCTGCATCACCTCAAGTGTATAGGTGAGTGGGGCTGTGCCCTAGATcttgggaggtgggcaggggcttGGGCTTGGTTTTCCATTAGTACTCACATCTCTGGGTGAAAATAGACCAACACAGCTCCATCTTTATGGAGACACTGGTTGGGAAGGCAGAACAGTGACCAGGCACTTAGAATATGGACTGATCTTTGTATACTGAGAGATGTCCCTGATCCAGCTTGGTGGTGTTAGGGAATCAAGAAAGGCTTCTTAGAAGACGTGTCACTTAGGCCAAGTTTGGAAAACTGAGGAAGGGTCAGCCAGAGGAATGAGGATACTGAACTTGGGTCAGGAAACCTCGGTTTGAGATTTCGTTTGGTATCAAACCTAGCCATTTATATGAGTGAAAGTAATGGTTAAGGTGCTGTAACAAAAAGATCCCCAAAGATTGTGGCTTAAAGAATATAGAGGTTTATTTTTAGCTTAAATCAGAGTCTCAAAGCAAGTGGTCCAGGCTGGCAGG from Desmodus rotundus isolate HL8 chromosome 8, HLdesRot8A.1, whole genome shotgun sequence encodes:
- the CRELD1 gene encoding protein disulfide isomerase CRELD1 isoform X1; the protein is MPSIYRSPAWEKMAPRPPRGLVPGLFWGLSLFFSLPGPVWLQPSPAPQSSPPTEPHPCHTCRGLVDSFNKGLERTIRDNFGGGNTAWEEEKLSKYKDSETRLVEVLENVCSKSDFECHRLLELSEELVESWWFHKQQEAPDLFQWLCSDSLKLCCPSGTFGPSCLPCPGGAEKPCGGYGHCEGEGTRGGSGHCDCQAGYGGEACGQCGLGYFEAERNASHLVCSACFGPCARCSGPEESNCLQCKKGWALHHLKCIDIDECGTERANCGADQFCVNTEGSYECRDCAKACLGCMGAGPGRCKKCSPGYQQVGSKCLDVDECDTEVCPGENERCENTEGSYRCVCAEGYKQIEGICVKEHIPEPAGFFSEMTEDELVVLQQMFFGVIICALATLAAKGDLVFTAIFIGAVAAMTGYWLSERSDRVLEGFIKGR
- the CRELD1 gene encoding protein disulfide isomerase CRELD1 isoform X2, which encodes MAPRPPRGLVPGLFWGLSLFFSLPGPVWLQPSPAPQSSPPTEPHPCHTCRGLVDSFNKGLERTIRDNFGGGNTAWEEEKLSKYKDSETRLVEVLENVCSKSDFECHRLLELSEELVESWWFHKQQEAPDLFQWLCSDSLKLCCPSGTFGPSCLPCPGGAEKPCGGYGHCEGEGTRGGSGHCDCQAGYGGEACGQCGLGYFEAERNASHLVCSACFGPCARCSGPEESNCLQCKKGWALHHLKCIDIDECGTERANCGADQFCVNTEGSYECRDCAKACLGCMGAGPGRCKKCSPGYQQVGSKCLDVDECDTEVCPGENERCENTEGSYRCVCAEGYKQIEGICVKEHIPEPAGFFSEMTEDELVVLQQMFFGVIICALATLAAKGDLVFTAIFIGAVAAMTGYWLSERSDRVLEGFIKGR